From a single Campylobacter concisus genomic region:
- a CDS encoding STT3 domain-containing protein, whose amino-acid sequence MNRNLFFKNYSLYLMIFVAVFFGMVCRLYWVFWASEYPVFFWNNELMISTNDGYAFAEGARDMLAGFHQENDLSYYGYPLSTLTYWIVKFLGVKLETTMIYMSVFFSSLVAVPVILIANEYKLKFAGFIAALLAVVANSYYNRTMAGYYDTDMLIIPLSVFVVWGLIRVLEKKDAKSLIIAPLSVLIYMWWYASAFSLISILTGLFLLYTLIFDRKNPLFYLEISLLLLAISNLDLSLKFGVIFAFYVLCLFKKEVINLKIALGILAVVFIVFVIRGGLNPIIFQLKFYVFRGSPELSGMSFHFFNVNQTIQESSIVDFTLFCERISANVITFLISLAGVALFCYKHRSFAVSLGMLALGFLAFKSGLRFTIYAVPIMALGFGYLVEFILSNLKLKGLVLGLSRAVITVLALTPALIHVYGYKAEPVFVHKEVEILNKLKSIAEREDYVVAWWDYGYPIRYYSDVKTLIDGGKHLGRENFAVSFALGSDEMSSANMARLDVEYTERNFKERFNGNLAQILKERNASIDQFFSDIKEANFSLPAKTRDIYYYLPDRMLGIFPTILQFSKIDLKSGKNLNNGLFIVTRAISQNENGIRLNGGFTLTSDVTNLIYDGNILPLKSFIETDYNEAGKLNVKEYKNNESSNISVIFMRDYGRFIILDESILNSAYIQLFVLERYDPKIFEPVILDGAAKIYKLKR is encoded by the coding sequence ATGAATAGAAATTTATTTTTTAAAAATTACTCTTTATACTTGATGATATTTGTCGCAGTCTTTTTTGGTATGGTTTGTAGGCTCTACTGGGTCTTTTGGGCGAGCGAGTATCCAGTCTTTTTCTGGAACAACGAGCTAATGATCAGCACAAACGATGGCTACGCATTTGCCGAGGGGGCAAGAGACATGCTAGCTGGCTTTCACCAAGAAAACGACCTTAGCTACTACGGCTATCCGCTCTCGACGCTTACTTACTGGATCGTGAAATTTCTGGGCGTCAAGCTTGAGACGACGATGATTTATATGAGCGTATTTTTCTCATCGCTTGTCGCTGTACCAGTTATCTTAATCGCAAATGAGTATAAGCTAAAATTTGCTGGCTTCATCGCCGCACTTCTTGCAGTGGTCGCAAATAGCTACTATAACCGCACTATGGCAGGATACTACGACACTGACATGCTCATCATCCCACTTAGCGTCTTTGTCGTCTGGGGACTTATTAGAGTACTTGAGAAAAAGGACGCAAAGAGCCTAATAATCGCACCTTTAAGCGTGCTTATCTATATGTGGTGGTATGCGAGCGCATTTTCGCTTATTAGCATTTTAACTGGGCTATTTTTACTTTATACGCTTATTTTTGATAGGAAAAATCCACTTTTTTACCTTGAAATTTCGCTGCTTCTACTTGCCATTTCAAACCTTGATCTATCACTTAAATTTGGTGTGATATTTGCCTTTTATGTACTTTGCCTCTTTAAAAAAGAGGTGATAAATTTAAAAATTGCTCTTGGCATTTTGGCAGTTGTTTTTATTGTTTTTGTAATTCGTGGCGGACTAAATCCGATAATCTTTCAGCTTAAATTTTACGTCTTTAGGGGAAGCCCAGAACTAAGTGGCATGAGCTTTCACTTTTTTAATGTCAATCAAACCATCCAAGAGTCAAGCATCGTTGATTTTACGCTATTTTGCGAGAGGATCAGCGCAAATGTCATCACATTTTTGATCTCGCTTGCTGGCGTTGCTCTTTTTTGCTACAAACACCGCTCGTTTGCCGTCTCGCTTGGTATGCTAGCACTTGGCTTTTTAGCCTTTAAAAGTGGCCTTAGATTTACTATTTATGCTGTGCCTATCATGGCACTTGGCTTTGGCTACTTAGTAGAGTTTATACTTTCAAATTTAAAGCTAAAAGGCTTAGTTTTAGGCCTATCAAGAGCCGTCATAACCGTACTTGCATTAACTCCAGCACTTATTCATGTCTATGGCTACAAGGCTGAGCCCGTTTTTGTACACAAAGAGGTTGAAATTTTAAACAAGCTAAAAAGTATCGCAGAGCGCGAGGACTACGTAGTTGCGTGGTGGGACTATGGATATCCGATCAGATATTACAGCGATGTTAAGACGCTCATTGATGGTGGAAAGCACCTTGGACGTGAAAATTTTGCCGTGAGCTTTGCGCTTGGAAGCGACGAGATGAGCTCGGCAAATATGGCAAGACTTGATGTTGAGTACACAGAGAGAAATTTTAAAGAGCGATTTAATGGCAATTTGGCTCAAATTTTAAAAGAGAGAAATGCAAGCATCGATCAGTTTTTTAGCGATATAAAAGAGGCAAATTTTAGCTTACCAGCAAAGACTAGGGATATTTACTACTACTTGCCAGATAGGATGCTTGGTATTTTTCCGACCATTTTGCAATTTAGCAAGATTGATCTAAAAAGTGGTAAAAATTTAAACAACGGCCTTTTTATCGTCACAAGAGCGATCTCGCAAAATGAAAATGGCATTAGACTAAATGGTGGATTTACGCTCACAAGTGATGTCACAAATTTAATCTATGATGGCAATATCTTGCCTCTTAAATCTTTCATAGAGACTGATTATAACGAGGCTGGCAAGCTAAATGTCAAAGAGTATAAAAATAACGAAAGCTCAAATATTTCTGTCATTTTTATGAGAGATTATGGTAGGTTTATCATCCTTGATGAGAGTATTTTAAATAGCGCATACATCCAGCTTTTTGTGCTTGAAAGGTACGATCCAAAAATTTTTGAGCCAGTCATACTTGATGGGGCGGCAAAAATTTATAAATTAAAGAGGTAA
- a CDS encoding glycosyltransferase, translating into MKKLAVFLYSMGPGGAERNVANLLPFLIKHYEVHLILMSKVIAYEIPSEVQIHFIENSDPYESGLKKLARLFLAMPMLAFKYKNLCQNLGIDTQFVLMNRPCYIAGVARILGLRARLVISERSCPSILYKDDLSGRVNKFLLAHLYKKADLILANAAGNKDDLVRNFGMSEDKTKVLYNALDLKTINLLKDEPLESDFRPFFINIGRLDSGKNQAMLIKIIASINDPRATLGILGKGPLKDELQNLIDKFGVGERVKLLGTDKNPFKHIKNASCLLCASRFEGFSNVLLEALACEKTIISTEHKSGAKELLGESEFGILVPVDDENAMKEAMIKVLNEPKIRQNFEKVAYNRAKSFDSENIASELINFLENPNE; encoded by the coding sequence GTGAAAAAATTAGCCGTTTTTTTATACTCGATGGGGCCTGGCGGGGCTGAGCGAAATGTGGCAAATTTGCTGCCATTTTTGATCAAACATTATGAAGTTCATCTTATCTTAATGAGCAAGGTCATCGCCTATGAGATCCCAAGCGAGGTGCAGATCCACTTTATAGAAAATAGCGATCCTTACGAGAGTGGACTAAAGAAGCTTGCAAGGCTCTTTTTAGCGATGCCAATGCTTGCCTTTAAGTATAAAAATCTTTGTCAAAACTTAGGCATCGACACGCAGTTTGTGTTGATGAACCGCCCTTGCTATATCGCTGGGGTTGCTAGGATATTAGGGCTAAGGGCAAGGCTAGTTATCAGCGAGCGAAGCTGTCCATCGATCCTATATAAAGACGATTTAAGCGGCAGGGTTAATAAATTTTTACTCGCTCATCTTTATAAAAAAGCTGATCTAATCCTAGCAAATGCAGCTGGCAACAAAGATGATCTAGTGCGAAATTTTGGCATGAGCGAGGACAAAACAAAGGTGCTTTATAACGCTCTTGATCTAAAAACTATAAATTTGCTAAAAGATGAGCCACTTGAGAGTGATTTTAGGCCATTTTTCATAAATATCGGCCGCCTTGATAGCGGTAAAAATCAAGCTATGCTAATAAAAATAATAGCTTCGATTAACGACCCTCGCGCCACGCTTGGCATTCTTGGCAAAGGACCTTTAAAGGACGAGCTGCAAAATTTAATAGATAAATTTGGTGTAGGTGAGCGAGTAAAGCTCCTTGGCACTGATAAAAATCCATTTAAACATATAAAAAATGCCTCTTGCTTGCTTTGTGCCTCGCGTTTTGAGGGCTTTTCAAATGTCTTGCTTGAAGCACTAGCATGTGAAAAAACTATCATCTCGACCGAGCATAAAAGCGGTGCAAAGGAGCTTTTGGGCGAGAGCGAGTTTGGCATCTTGGTGCCAGTTGATGATGAAAATGCGATGAAAGAGGCGATGATAAAGGTGCTTAACGAGCCAAAGATAAGGCAAAATTTTGAAAAGGTTGCGTATAATCGGGCTAAATCTTTTGATAGTGAAAATATAGCGAGCGAGCTTATAAATTTTTTGGAAAATCCTAATGAATAG